One Paenibacillus sp. FSL W8-0186 genomic window carries:
- the htpG gene encoding molecular chaperone HtpG, producing MAKKQFQAESKRLLEMMINSIYTQREIFLRELISNASDAIDKIYYKALTDDNLVFNREDYYIKITPDKENRTLTISDTGIGMTEEELENNLGIIAKSGSLAFKKENEAKDGHNIIGQFGVGFYSAFMVADVVTVISKPFGSDQAFKWESEGADGYTIVPFDKATPGTDIILKIKENTEEDQYDEFLEEYRLRAIIKKYSDFIRYPIKMDVSGQRPKEGTENEFEEYKEEQTINSMVPIWRKNKNELTAEDYENFYHEKRYGFDKPLKHIHISADGAVVYNAILFIPENIPFDYYTKEYEKGLELYSNGVLIMDKCGDLLPDYFGFVKGMVDSEDLSLNISRELLQHDRQLTLIARNIKNKIKGQLQSMLKDERAQYEKFYNSFGRQLKFGVYNDYGMHKEDLQDLLMFYSSKEKKLVTLDEYVSRMPEDQKYIYYASGESIERIEKLPQTELVADKGYEILYLTDDIDEFALKTILNYKEKEFKSVSSGDLGIEPDEKDQETDESSNKELFEAMQGILGGKVKSVKASKRLKSHPVCLSAEGDLSIEMEKILKAMPSGQDVQADKVLEINVNHEVFQSLKAAHENDKEKLSLYTNLLYNQALLIEGLPVQDPVEFTNDICKIMV from the coding sequence ATGGCAAAAAAGCAGTTTCAGGCGGAATCCAAAAGATTGCTGGAAATGATGATTAACTCCATTTATACACAAAGAGAAATTTTTCTAAGAGAGCTCATCTCCAATGCCAGCGATGCGATCGATAAAATATACTACAAGGCGCTGACCGACGACAATCTCGTGTTCAACCGCGAGGATTACTACATTAAAATTACGCCGGACAAGGAGAATCGCACGCTGACGATTTCCGATACCGGGATCGGCATGACCGAGGAAGAGCTGGAGAACAACCTCGGGATTATTGCGAAGAGCGGCTCTTTGGCGTTCAAGAAAGAGAATGAAGCGAAGGACGGCCACAACATCATCGGCCAATTCGGTGTAGGCTTCTATTCGGCGTTTATGGTAGCTGACGTGGTAACCGTGATCAGCAAGCCGTTTGGCAGCGACCAAGCCTTCAAATGGGAGTCCGAAGGGGCGGACGGCTACACGATCGTTCCGTTCGACAAGGCGACGCCAGGCACCGATATTATTCTAAAAATTAAAGAGAACACGGAAGAGGATCAATACGATGAGTTCCTGGAAGAGTACCGTCTAAGAGCGATCATCAAGAAGTACTCCGACTTCATCCGTTATCCGATCAAGATGGATGTAAGCGGACAACGTCCTAAGGAAGGCACGGAGAACGAGTTCGAGGAATACAAGGAAGAGCAAACGATCAACAGCATGGTGCCGATTTGGCGGAAAAATAAAAACGAGCTGACCGCAGAGGACTACGAGAATTTCTACCACGAGAAGCGCTACGGCTTCGACAAACCGCTGAAGCATATCCATATTAGCGCGGACGGCGCAGTCGTGTACAATGCGATCCTGTTCATTCCGGAGAACATTCCGTTTGATTACTATACGAAGGAATACGAGAAAGGACTGGAGCTGTATTCCAACGGCGTGCTGATCATGGACAAATGCGGCGACCTCTTGCCGGATTACTTCGGCTTCGTCAAAGGGATGGTCGATTCCGAGGATCTGTCGCTCAACATTTCCAGGGAGCTGCTGCAGCATGACCGTCAGCTTACGCTGATCGCCCGCAACATCAAGAACAAGATCAAGGGGCAGCTGCAAAGCATGCTGAAGGATGAAAGAGCGCAGTACGAGAAGTTCTACAATTCCTTCGGCCGCCAATTGAAATTTGGTGTGTACAACGACTATGGCATGCACAAAGAAGATCTTCAGGATCTGCTTATGTTCTACTCCTCCAAGGAGAAGAAGCTGGTTACACTGGATGAATACGTCTCGAGAATGCCTGAGGATCAGAAGTATATCTACTATGCTTCCGGCGAATCGATCGAGCGGATCGAGAAGCTGCCGCAGACGGAGCTTGTCGCCGATAAAGGCTATGAAATCCTGTACCTCACTGACGATATCGACGAGTTCGCGCTCAAGACGATTCTGAACTACAAGGAGAAGGAATTCAAATCGGTATCGAGCGGAGACCTCGGCATCGAGCCAGACGAGAAGGATCAGGAAACAGACGAGAGCAGCAACAAAGAGCTGTTTGAGGCGATGCAGGGCATTCTGGGCGGCAAAGTGAAGAGTGTTAAAGCCTCGAAGCGGCTGAAATCTCATCCGGTCTGCTTGTCGGCCGAGGGAGACCTATCGATCGAGATGGAGAAAATATTGAAGGCGATGCCGAGCGGCCAGGACGTTCAGGCCGACAAAGTGCTGGAAATCAACGTGAACCACGAGGTGTTCCAATCGCTTAAGGCCGCGCATGAGAACGATAAGGAGAAGCTGAGCCTGTATACCAACCTGTTGTACAACCAGGCGCTGCTGATCGAAGGCCTGCCTGTGCAGGATCCGGTGGAATTTACGAATGATATCTGCAAAATCATGGTGTAA
- a CDS encoding sensor histidine kinase — protein sequence MQKWYQIFQRNTGLSPYIWVVFYILPFYFIFRSSAPYQMVLGSLLIIAFFVCYVLSFVSRGWKVYFWTSLQIAISITMTMLFGYVYFSLFLAFFIGNIKNKVGFITLYTIHLVTTVVTINWGFLTKTSWFITQLPFVLVSLIGVILLPVTTYNRNKSDRLQGQLEDANKRISELVKLEERQRIARDLHDTLGQKLSLIGLKSDLAGRLMDEDPSRAQAEIADVRQTARVALKEVRELVTQMRGTRLQDEIFRIKQILKAAQIEFSLEGDPEQLDISLMNENVLSMCLKEAVTNIVKHSSATACSIAIRPSRGELIVTIQDNGVGIAVNSYYFKGNGLRGMKERLEFVNGSMEIASNGGTVLTIKVPSSLKQPVEEASI from the coding sequence ATGCAGAAATGGTATCAGATTTTTCAAAGAAATACCGGGTTGAGTCCATACATCTGGGTTGTTTTCTACATTTTGCCCTTTTACTTCATATTCCGATCGTCCGCGCCTTACCAGATGGTGTTGGGAAGCTTGTTGATCATCGCTTTCTTCGTTTGTTATGTTCTGTCATTTGTGTCCAGGGGCTGGAAGGTATATTTCTGGACCAGCTTGCAGATCGCTATTTCAATTACGATGACGATGTTATTCGGCTATGTGTATTTCTCTTTGTTTCTGGCCTTCTTCATAGGAAATATCAAAAACAAGGTAGGCTTTATTACGTTGTATACAATTCACCTGGTCACAACGGTGGTAACGATAAATTGGGGATTTCTTACGAAAACCTCGTGGTTCATTACGCAGCTCCCATTCGTTCTTGTCAGCTTGATCGGCGTTATTCTGCTGCCGGTTACGACGTATAACCGCAATAAGAGTGATCGATTGCAGGGACAGTTGGAGGATGCCAACAAGCGGATTTCGGAGCTGGTGAAGCTGGAGGAGCGTCAGCGGATTGCTCGGGATTTGCACGATACGCTGGGCCAGAAGCTGTCTTTAATCGGTCTGAAAAGCGATCTTGCAGGCCGACTGATGGATGAAGATCCTTCCCGAGCACAGGCCGAGATTGCTGATGTGCGCCAGACAGCTAGAGTGGCATTGAAGGAAGTTCGCGAGTTGGTTACTCAGATGAGAGGAACGAGACTACAGGATGAGATATTTCGGATCAAGCAAATATTGAAGGCTGCTCAAATTGAATTTTCGCTGGAAGGGGATCCTGAGCAGCTGGACATTTCGTTGATGAATGAGAATGTGCTCAGCATGTGTCTTAAGGAAGCTGTAACGAACATCGTCAAGCATAGCAGCGCTACGGCCTGTTCTATTGCAATTAGACCGTCTCGCGGTGAATTAATCGTTACAATACAGGATAATGGGGTAGGCATAGCCGTCAACTCCTACTATTTCAAGGGAAATGGTCTGCGAGGGATGAAGGAACGCCTCGAATTTGTTAACGGGAGCATGGAAATTGCTTCAAATGGAGGGACGGTGCTGACAATTAAAGTACCCAGCTCACTAAAACAACCCGTAGAGGAGGCATCGATATGA
- a CDS encoding DUF1273 domain-containing protein — MKNLFVTGYRAHELGIFNNKHEGIPYIQQAIRNKLIPLLEEGLEWVITPGQYGVDLWACEAAISLKTQYPQLKCSIITAFSNPEEKWSDDKKIYYEELLRSIDHYAAVSKESYEGKWQFIARDELLLRKTDGILLVYDEEMGEASPKFIKQRALRKHAEEGYEVLTIGAEEIQSLAEEEAEAQFNDEQAYEWLDPGQESST, encoded by the coding sequence TTGAAGAACTTATTCGTGACCGGTTACCGGGCTCATGAGCTTGGCATTTTCAATAATAAACATGAAGGAATCCCCTATATTCAGCAGGCGATCCGGAACAAGCTGATCCCTCTTCTGGAGGAAGGCTTGGAATGGGTGATCACTCCCGGACAATACGGCGTCGATCTTTGGGCTTGCGAGGCCGCCATTTCGCTAAAGACGCAGTATCCGCAGCTAAAATGCTCCATTATTACGGCATTTAGTAATCCAGAGGAAAAGTGGAGCGATGATAAAAAAATATATTACGAAGAGCTGCTGCGAAGTATCGATCACTATGCCGCGGTAAGCAAAGAGTCTTACGAGGGCAAATGGCAGTTCATAGCGAGGGACGAGCTGCTCCTGCGTAAAACGGATGGCATCCTGCTCGTCTATGACGAAGAGATGGGCGAGGCCAGCCCCAAGTTCATTAAGCAGCGGGCGCTTCGCAAACATGCGGAAGAAGGGTATGAAGTCCTTACCATCGGCGCCGAGGAAATTCAATCCTTGGCCGAGGAAGAGGCGGAAGCCCAGTTTAATGATGAGCAAGCTTATGAATGGCTTGATCCTGGGCAGGAATCATCAACATAA
- a CDS encoding aminotransferase class I/II-fold pyridoxal phosphate-dependent enzyme — protein MRNDWINPVVQEIPPSGIRAFVGAADEHVISLAVGEPDFVTPRPVVEACIAALNRGTTGYTPNAGLMELREEIAGYLQARFGLDYGPADEMFVTVGSSEAVDLALRTILMPGDEVIVPTPSYIAYTPIAQLHGGKVVEVQTSAEEEFKLRARDLRRHLTPRSKVLILNYPNNPTGAVMTREDLVPIAELAVAHDLIVISDEIYAELSYGQSHVSIASLPGMKERTLVISGFSKAFAMTGWRVGYVCGPAELIAAMLKIHQYTAMCAPVMGQVAAIASLRRGMQEMEGMIRSYDQRRQWFVSALRDIGLPCHAPAGAFYVFPSIAGTGLSSQEFAQRLLKEAGVAAVPGQVFGAGGEGYIRCSYATGMSQLQEAVDRIERFVRLPLRQSS, from the coding sequence ATGAGAAATGACTGGATTAATCCGGTAGTACAGGAGATACCTCCATCTGGAATCAGGGCGTTTGTCGGTGCGGCGGATGAGCATGTCATATCGCTCGCTGTAGGCGAGCCGGATTTTGTAACGCCAAGACCTGTAGTCGAGGCTTGCATCGCAGCGCTGAATCGCGGGACGACGGGATACACCCCGAATGCCGGGCTTATGGAGCTTCGGGAGGAAATCGCCGGCTATCTGCAGGCAAGATTCGGCTTAGACTACGGCCCAGCGGATGAAATGTTCGTAACCGTAGGCAGCAGTGAGGCGGTCGATTTGGCGCTTCGTACCATTCTGATGCCGGGGGATGAGGTGATCGTACCGACGCCAAGCTACATTGCATATACGCCAATCGCCCAGCTGCATGGAGGCAAGGTTGTAGAGGTGCAGACCTCGGCAGAAGAGGAGTTCAAGCTGCGCGCCCGGGATCTCCGGCGTCATCTCACGCCCCGTTCCAAGGTGCTGATATTGAATTATCCCAACAATCCGACCGGGGCCGTCATGACGAGGGAGGACTTGGTGCCGATCGCCGAGCTGGCTGTCGCCCATGATCTCATTGTCATTTCGGATGAAATTTATGCAGAGCTGAGCTATGGGCAGAGCCACGTCAGCATCGCCTCGCTGCCTGGGATGAAGGAACGCACGCTCGTGATCAGCGGTTTCTCGAAGGCCTTCGCCATGACAGGCTGGCGGGTCGGCTATGTGTGCGGCCCTGCCGAACTGATCGCAGCCATGCTGAAAATCCATCAATACACGGCGATGTGCGCACCAGTGATGGGACAGGTGGCAGCGATCGCATCCTTGCGCCGCGGTATGCAGGAGATGGAGGGAATGATCCGCTCCTACGATCAGCGCAGGCAGTGGTTCGTCTCCGCACTGCGGGATATTGGCCTTCCATGTCACGCGCCGGCGGGAGCTTTCTATGTGTTCCCGTCAATTGCCGGCACCGGCCTGAGCTCGCAGGAGTTCGCGCAGCGCTTGCTGAAGGAGGCGGGAGTAGCCGCCGTGCCCGGCCAGGTGTTCGGGGCAGGCGGAGAAGGCTATATCCGCTGCTCCTATGCCACGGGCATGTCCCAGCTGCAGGAGGCCGTGGATCGCATCGAGCGCTTCGTGAGGCTGCCGCTGCGGCAATCGTCGTAG
- a CDS encoding fatty acid desaturase, giving the protein MNKSNRLSDLKKNVAPYEEIDMKSSVRQLINTLLPLALLWYGAYLSLSVSYWLTLPITIIAGGFLVRTFIIFHDCCHQSFFKSRLANEILGTITGVLTLCPYQQWKNTHSIHHATSSNLDKRGVGDMWLLTIDEYMAASAWTKFVYRMYRNPFMMLVIGPIYIFLVAYRFNRKDARRKERISTYVTNVALVGLYGLLIWAIGWQAFLLVQLPIFFVSGMLGIWLFYVQHQFEHSYFEHDEEWEYVNAAVEGSSYYKLPKILQWITGNIGFHHVHHLSPKVPNYNLEKAHEATPPLQKATTITIRTSLKSLRFRLWDERSKTFISFKELKEVKEVQRKPTVGHNPSPLPSVQAK; this is encoded by the coding sequence ATGAACAAATCCAACCGTCTGTCAGATTTGAAGAAAAACGTAGCTCCTTACGAGGAGATTGACATGAAATCAAGTGTCCGCCAACTGATTAATACCTTGCTGCCCTTAGCACTTCTATGGTATGGCGCTTATTTAAGCCTCTCGGTATCCTATTGGTTGACCTTGCCGATCACCATCATTGCTGGCGGTTTTCTAGTCAGAACCTTTATCATATTCCATGACTGCTGTCATCAGTCTTTTTTCAAGAGCCGGTTGGCTAATGAAATACTTGGGACGATCACGGGTGTTCTCACACTGTGTCCTTATCAGCAATGGAAAAATACCCACTCGATCCACCACGCAACGAGCAGCAATCTCGATAAGCGCGGAGTTGGAGACATGTGGCTCCTTACGATCGATGAGTATATGGCTGCCTCGGCCTGGACGAAATTCGTCTATCGGATGTATCGCAATCCGTTTATGATGCTTGTTATCGGACCGATCTATATATTCCTTGTGGCTTATCGGTTTAATCGTAAAGATGCGCGGAGAAAAGAAAGAATTAGCACTTACGTGACCAATGTGGCGCTAGTCGGCTTGTATGGATTATTAATATGGGCGATCGGCTGGCAGGCCTTCTTGCTGGTACAACTGCCGATCTTTTTTGTATCCGGTATGCTGGGGATTTGGTTATTCTATGTTCAGCATCAGTTCGAGCATTCTTACTTTGAGCATGATGAAGAATGGGAATATGTGAACGCAGCGGTGGAAGGAAGCTCCTATTACAAGCTGCCGAAAATTTTGCAATGGATTACTGGCAACATCGGGTTCCATCATGTTCATCATTTGAGCCCGAAGGTGCCGAACTACAATCTGGAGAAGGCCCATGAGGCTACGCCGCCTTTGCAGAAAGCGACGACGATCACGATCCGAACAAGTCTTAAATCGCTGCGCTTCCGTCTGTGGGACGAACGGAGCAAGACGTTTATTTCTTTTAAGGAGCTTAAGGAGGTTAAGGAAGTTCAGCGCAAACCTACCGTTGGGCACAATCCTAGTCCGCTACCAAGCGTTCAAGCGAAATAA
- a CDS encoding response regulator transcription factor — protein sequence MIRIVIAEDQRMLLGALASILDLEEDMTVVGRASNGEDAVRLVHQHKPDICIMDIEMPVKNGLDAAEELKGSGCKVMILTTFARSGYFERAIKAGASGYLLKDSPSEELATSIRSIMAGRRIYASELVDEAYGEVNPLTEREKEVLGLVADGKNTKEIASELFITTGTVRNYISVILDKLGVSNRIEAITRFKEKGWFK from the coding sequence ATGATCCGAATTGTCATTGCCGAAGATCAGCGCATGCTGCTCGGAGCTCTAGCTTCAATCCTTGATTTGGAGGAAGATATGACGGTAGTCGGCAGGGCCAGCAATGGGGAAGATGCAGTCCGGCTAGTTCATCAGCATAAGCCGGATATTTGTATTATGGATATTGAAATGCCCGTGAAGAATGGTCTGGATGCGGCAGAAGAGCTGAAAGGCTCCGGCTGTAAAGTGATGATTCTAACGACCTTTGCTCGCTCGGGGTATTTTGAACGGGCGATTAAAGCCGGGGCAAGCGGGTATTTGCTGAAAGACAGTCCCAGCGAGGAATTGGCAACTTCCATTCGCAGTATTATGGCGGGGCGCAGAATCTACGCATCAGAGCTTGTCGATGAGGCCTACGGGGAAGTGAACCCGTTAACCGAGCGGGAGAAAGAAGTACTGGGGCTTGTCGCCGACGGGAAAAATACCAAGGAAATTGCTAGCGAGCTGTTCATTACTACAGGGACGGTTCGCAATTATATTTCCGTCATCCTGGATAAGCTGGGAGTAAGCAATCGAATCGAGGCCATTACCCGCTTTAAAGAGAAGGGATGGTTTAAGTAG
- a CDS encoding PLP-dependent aminotransferase family protein → MYQDFKLVEGRPAYVQVKEYLKRMIMKSVLQPHQKLPSTRELSELMSVSRNTIISAYLGLEEEGLVYTVKGKGSYIAQITASAAAPSWRLDWQERMNEQARMAEAMDLMKHGIRAERGTISFTSIAPNEKLFDLGNVKRAFLDRMAVEGEVLLNYGYAKGYKPLIDLLKQYMEQKGVDLAGKDLLITNGFTEGLDLVLSSLTKRSGAVICENPTHHTAIKNLRLHGYEITGIGMERDGIDLEQLEQALRRQSFDCAYLVPSYHNPTGIVMSPEKRLELMKLLTRYQVPVIEDGFNEELRYSGSHVSPLIAAVGQGNGVIYLGSFSKVLFPGLRVGWVLADQELIYYLESLKRARSIHTSTLDQSILYQYLLNGNLDKYLRKARTEYKRKYEWTKQCCEAYLPYNRLTGDGGLHLFVSFSEGADTRQLLEICKQRGVIFTPGDIFHTDGTGQHTMRLGFSRVSDEDIEAGIRIIGEAAREMFTQT, encoded by the coding sequence ATGTATCAGGATTTCAAATTAGTGGAAGGCCGGCCGGCCTACGTTCAGGTAAAAGAATACTTGAAGCGCATGATCATGAAAAGCGTTCTCCAGCCGCATCAGAAGCTTCCTTCAACCCGGGAGCTCAGCGAACTGATGAGCGTGAGCCGCAATACGATTATTTCGGCTTACCTGGGACTGGAGGAAGAGGGCCTGGTTTACACCGTGAAGGGGAAAGGGAGCTACATTGCCCAGATCACAGCTAGCGCGGCCGCGCCATCATGGCGGCTGGACTGGCAGGAGCGCATGAATGAACAAGCTCGGATGGCCGAGGCAATGGACCTGATGAAGCACGGCATACGCGCGGAGCGGGGCACGATTTCTTTTACGAGCATTGCCCCGAACGAGAAGCTGTTTGATCTCGGCAACGTCAAGCGGGCGTTCCTTGACCGGATGGCGGTGGAAGGCGAAGTTCTGCTCAACTACGGTTACGCCAAAGGCTACAAGCCGCTAATTGATCTGTTGAAGCAGTATATGGAGCAAAAAGGCGTGGACCTGGCGGGGAAGGATTTGCTCATTACGAACGGCTTCACGGAGGGCCTGGATTTGGTGCTGTCATCCTTGACGAAGCGGAGCGGAGCCGTTATATGTGAAAATCCGACCCACCATACCGCGATCAAAAATTTGCGGCTGCATGGGTACGAGATCACTGGCATCGGCATGGAAAGAGACGGCATCGATTTGGAGCAGCTGGAGCAGGCTCTGCGGCGGCAATCCTTCGATTGTGCTTATTTGGTGCCTTCCTACCACAATCCGACCGGAATCGTTATGTCCCCGGAGAAACGGCTGGAGCTCATGAAGCTGCTGACCCGCTATCAGGTTCCCGTTATCGAAGACGGGTTCAACGAAGAGCTTCGCTACTCCGGCTCCCATGTGTCTCCGCTGATCGCAGCGGTTGGCCAGGGCAATGGGGTAATTTATCTGGGCAGCTTCTCCAAGGTGCTGTTTCCCGGTCTCCGGGTAGGCTGGGTTCTGGCGGATCAGGAGCTGATCTACTATCTGGAAAGCCTGAAGCGGGCCCGCAGCATCCATACATCAACACTGGATCAATCGATACTTTATCAATATTTGCTCAATGGCAACCTGGATAAATATTTGCGCAAAGCCAGGACGGAATACAAACGGAAATACGAATGGACGAAGCAGTGCTGCGAAGCGTATTTGCCATATAACCGGCTGACGGGAGACGGAGGATTGCATCTGTTCGTATCTTTCAGCGAAGGTGCGGATACGAGACAACTGCTGGAGATTTGCAAGCAGCGGGGCGTCATATTTACGCCGGGGGATATTTTCCATACGGATGGCACTGGGCAGCATACGATGCGGCTGGGCTTCTCCCGCGTAAGCGACGAGGACATCGAAGCGGGGATAAGGATCATCGGTGAAGCGGCCAGGGAGATGTTCACTCAAACGTGA
- a CDS encoding putative RNA methyltransferase, translating to MLIFHTIPAGTVICPVCSGPLDLQDNSLICKNRHCFDIAKQGYVNFLLQAPKEKYDKRLFQSRARVSRAGVFRGLTDRLGEIVRNELERQDLKRRESRSHGLKKQGLQQRERQQQEMQQHQLQRQAAMQQELQNKVLERQARQRGELVQQKVVRPSLGQSPGERQCTAAAILDAGCGEGSHLSALVRHLAGTSGCKLVAAGIDISKAGIQLAAKANPGMLWGVADLAKCPFANGSFDVILNILSPANYSEFHRMLADDGLVMKVIPGTEYLQEIRRALHSETARRTYSNDRTVELFRRHFELVDMQQVKYELLIEQKDLADLLQMTPLAWQAGEEQLRLMQTMNKQPVITFDFVILIGRKRYKR from the coding sequence ATGTTAATATTTCATACCATACCTGCCGGAACAGTCATTTGTCCGGTGTGCTCGGGTCCGCTAGATTTACAGGACAATAGTCTAATTTGCAAAAACCGTCATTGCTTTGATATCGCAAAGCAGGGGTACGTCAATTTCCTGCTGCAAGCTCCGAAGGAGAAATACGACAAGCGATTGTTTCAATCGCGTGCCCGAGTTAGCCGGGCAGGGGTGTTTCGCGGGCTGACCGACCGCCTGGGCGAGATTGTCCGGAACGAGTTGGAGCGTCAGGACTTGAAGCGGCGAGAGAGTCGATCGCATGGGCTGAAGAAGCAAGGACTTCAGCAGCGAGAACGTCAGCAGCAGGAAATGCAGCAGCATCAACTTCAGCGGCAAGCTGCCATGCAGCAGGAGCTGCAGAATAAAGTGCTTGAGCGACAGGCGCGGCAGCGGGGAGAGCTGGTACAACAAAAAGTGGTGCGGCCCAGCCTGGGTCAGAGTCCAGGGGAAAGGCAATGTACCGCTGCTGCGATACTGGATGCAGGCTGCGGAGAAGGCTCCCATCTATCGGCGTTGGTGCGCCATCTGGCGGGCACGTCAGGGTGCAAGCTTGTCGCCGCAGGGATAGATATTTCCAAAGCCGGCATCCAATTGGCGGCTAAGGCCAATCCCGGAATGCTGTGGGGAGTTGCCGATCTTGCCAAATGTCCTTTTGCCAACGGTTCCTTCGATGTTATCCTGAACATCTTGTCCCCGGCGAATTACTCCGAGTTTCACCGTATGCTTGCGGATGATGGCTTGGTGATGAAGGTGATCCCGGGCACGGAGTATTTGCAGGAAATACGGCGGGCGCTGCATAGCGAGACAGCGCGGCGGACGTATTCCAATGACAGGACGGTTGAGCTGTTTCGCCGTCATTTTGAGCTTGTGGACATGCAGCAGGTAAAATACGAGCTTCTAATAGAGCAGAAAGATCTGGCGGATTTGCTGCAGATGACTCCGCTGGCCTGGCAGGCCGGTGAGGAGCAGCTTCGCCTGATGCAGACGATGAACAAGCAGCCTGTCATAACCTTCGATTTTGTCATTTTGATAGGCAGAAAGAGATATAAAAGATGA
- a CDS encoding CYTH domain-containing protein, which produces MSFEIERKFLLQEIPQSLIEEGELQLQSEHRIEQTYLALAGDQELRVRKIKDLSTGEVTYTHTFKKGHGLLREEVEYEISEGIYEQITGIHQAVPLTKNRVTANWNGRIIEVDLYDQIDLMVLEVEFASEEEAVGFTPPDWFGLDISTNKEYSNKKVWKELQERSS; this is translated from the coding sequence ATGTCATTCGAAATTGAGCGTAAATTTCTGCTTCAGGAGATTCCCCAATCTTTAATCGAAGAAGGGGAGCTGCAACTGCAATCAGAGCATCGAATCGAGCAGACCTATCTGGCGCTGGCTGGCGATCAGGAACTGCGCGTGCGTAAAATCAAGGACTTGTCGACAGGCGAGGTTACATATACGCATACCTTTAAGAAGGGGCATGGTCTGCTTCGGGAGGAAGTAGAGTACGAAATATCGGAAGGGATCTACGAACAGATTACAGGGATACACCAGGCAGTGCCCTTAACAAAGAACCGGGTAACGGCGAATTGGAACGGACGAATCATTGAGGTCGACCTGTATGATCAAATTGATTTGATGGTGCTTGAGGTGGAGTTTGCATCCGAAGAGGAAGCGGTCGGGTTTACGCCGCCGGACTGGTTCGGTCTGGACATTAGCACGAATAAGGAATATAGCAACAAGAAAGTATGGAAGGAACTGCAGGAGCGCTCGAGTTGA
- a CDS encoding DUF6612 family protein, with amino-acid sequence MTKFTAVLLGAMLLVNITACGKEKEAGSVNTPATNADVYEAGSASASAEGPLPTVDELIMRSAEAAKALKSYSMQGNVNQKMTVKQGDQETSNNTKAVMMIDVQQKPFAIYQELENDAEEEGKTVIKQYITNEGIYILTDGAWVRIPKVVQEGLISRMQQASSLEARLENFKLMNKEVTVTEEEDEYILSADLSGDEYKKLAASLIGQVAIGKEEEMAAMLEVLTIKRIMLSNAIDKETYLPTRIDMYLELEMEIEDQFTLWVMSSNGQISNHNVLDEIKIPQDVIDSAI; translated from the coding sequence TTGACGAAATTCACAGCAGTACTATTGGGGGCAATGTTACTAGTAAACATCACAGCTTGTGGAAAGGAGAAGGAGGCGGGAAGCGTGAATACACCTGCAACGAACGCAGATGTATACGAAGCTGGTTCTGCTTCAGCTTCAGCTGAAGGTCCTTTGCCTACGGTCGACGAATTGATTATGAGATCAGCTGAAGCTGCCAAAGCTCTAAAGAGCTATTCGATGCAAGGAAATGTTAATCAAAAGATGACGGTAAAGCAAGGCGATCAAGAAACAAGCAATAACACCAAGGCCGTTATGATGATAGACGTTCAACAGAAGCCATTCGCCATTTACCAGGAACTCGAAAACGACGCCGAGGAAGAAGGTAAGACAGTGATTAAGCAATACATAACGAATGAAGGTATCTATATCTTAACGGATGGTGCTTGGGTTAGGATTCCTAAGGTTGTACAGGAAGGTTTGATTTCGAGAATGCAACAAGCATCTAGCCTGGAAGCTCGATTGGAGAATTTCAAGTTAATGAATAAGGAAGTCACAGTTACCGAAGAAGAGGATGAATATATATTGTCTGCCGACCTTTCGGGAGACGAATATAAAAAATTGGCAGCAAGCCTAATAGGTCAAGTAGCCATCGGTAAAGAAGAAGAAATGGCAGCAATGCTGGAAGTGCTTACGATTAAAAGAATCATGCTCAGTAATGCTATAGATAAAGAAACATATCTTCCAACGAGAATCGACATGTATTTGGAATTGGAGATGGAAATCGAAGATCAATTCACGTTATGGGTAATGAGCTCGAACGGTCAAATTTCCAATCACAATGTGTTGGATGAGATAAAAATTCCGCAGGACGTGATTGATAGCGCAATTTAA